The Rosa rugosa chromosome 3, drRosRugo1.1, whole genome shotgun sequence sequence AATCAACAGCTGCATTCCTCCTCAACAGCAAACATATATGCAACAACAAATAATCAAAAACTTGGCTGTGTCCAAATACTGATTTTCATTCAGAAATGCACCAAAAGAGCATCTCATTCACCATTATACGAAGAGTTATGAATATGTGAATATGCTTCCAAATTTGCATTGTCAGAAAATTAGAACCATCACTAATTCACTATACATAAGCTCCAAATAAGATTTATTTGTAATAAGCTTTTTTGCCATTCAAACATCTCTTACTAAGCTGTAAATAACCCTAGATATTCCAATGCTGAATATTAAGATGTAACCAGATAGTGACATATACAAGACAACTAAGCTAAATATCCCGATACATCAGTGCAGAATATACATACACGATAGGTGGTCCATCCACCTCATTGGAAGGGAAATATTTCATCATCACCATCGTCCATTTCCAGGTATTTGAAGTTAACAGCATCCCATCCATTACCTTTGTAATCAAAGCCTGGGCTCACATAGCACTTCATCTCATGAAACAGGTTCAAATTATCCACGAGCTTATGGAAGGCATTGCATCCACAACACTACATAACAAGAAAGCAAACACGCAGTCATTAGAAAACTGTTAACTGCCTTTCGCTTACTGCCGCTCATCAGAATACTTTCAAAGCTTATCTTAACAAAAAGATTATTCATCTTTTCAAAAACCTCCTGAATTACTATTGCAAATCATCAGCCAAAGACACCGAGTAAATTATTAGTATTTAATACTCGCTTCCAAATTACATTGGTAGACATTCTGTATTCTTAATTAATGTCCCTTTCCTCAATTCCCCCATAAAATCATACTGGAAACCCAATGTAATAATTTAACATATGGTCAACTCAATATTGAGCTCCATGATTAAATCCTAAATTACCTGCACAAAGACAGTGCCATCAGTGAATGCATGGGGATTGATTGCCCGAGTTGTCCGCTGCCCACAAATGTTGCAAGTGAAAGCCACGAGCATTCTACGGCGAGGAGACTTTGTAAAGAGAGACCAAGGAAAAGTGGAGACATTCTCAGTGCTTGATTGCGATTCAATCCCAGCAGGTGCAGGAGGCCCCTCCATCCCAGAACCTGTAGTCCACCCTCTTCCTGTCGCAGCACCCATCACCAATCCCATTGCCGCATCCTAAAAATATGTTTGTAACGAATAAAATGTCATTCGACACATAAAAGGTTGCACAATAACATTACATTACTCCCAGGTCCCAACATTAACATATATCTTCTGTAACCAAAGCCCAGCTATTGCATCTTTGGCAAGCTTGCAGAGAAAATGATATCCAAACGAATAGATATTTATATCACAATCCAGGGATTGAAAAGAAAGTAAGAAACCCCTACAAAAAATCAATGACTTGTTGGAGAACAAATACTATCCTCTTTCTTTGTATACAATTCCAATTGTCTATATTGCTAAAATTTCCTTCAAGCAATCAATTTATCTACAAAATATCCATCTTTAACATCTTAAAATCCAAAAGCAGCAGCAAAATTTTGACCCTATTTCCTTTACGAAAATTTGTGCagcttttctttaattttgggGAACGAAGAACAGAATCAAACACACCTGACTCTATTATCTACAAGTTATCTGAAAATCAAGAGTACCTTGGAGAGTGGGGAGAGGGAGAGGTGGCGATTACTGAGAACCGGAAGATTCTTGGTTTCTTTGGAATCCGACTGAGGAGGATTGGAGCCATTTTCGTTTCCTGAAATCGAAAAATTCACAGTCCCACACcatcaaatttcaaaatccCTTTTCAATCAAAAATCGAAACCTTGATGCTCTACTGGGAACGAAAGATGGAAATGAAGAGTGATTTTACCTTTGGAAGCGAGCGGGAGGTGAAAGGGTCTGAAGGAGAGGGCTTTTCTTCTTGGGGAGAAAATCGAAAAGGGGGAAGAGGAGGACATGAAGGTAGCAGAAGAGGAGGAGGTCGTTAGGGCTTccatgatttgatttgattcacaACACTCAacagagattttgatggatggATTGATTGATTAAGATGAACTGATAAAGTCgtttgagagagaaaatatCGCGGGAGGATAGCTCTTCCGGACTGGGTCTGGGTCTGGGTCTGGATATCTTCGTCTCCCAGGCCCAATTGGTGGGTCTCTAGTTATTTTACAATTCACTATATTggcttttatgtttttattttttttattttaaattaaataaattgctgtattgatttgattttattttaaaatcagGATAGTTCTCTCCTGATTTTGGGGATGCTTCTCATTTTTTCATGGAAGgtattgtattttttttcaaatatggtTGAGtctattgactatcttatcttCGTATAGAAATAAGCGAGTGACATATATGGTaattcaaaaatttaactatttttttaaaagaattggcttaattaactctatattatgtgagggcatatatggtagttcaaaaatttaaccattttttaaagaattggcttaattatataagacctagtttgtttgtttgttttttttttttccaagagtGTGTGGGACGGTAGTTAAAAATAGTGGGAGTTTCCACCCCCACATTTAGACTTTCCACTacatttaattttatttttgtttatattttttatttcgtTAATTGACTTTATTATTTCCtattgattatttctgatttaaAGTATTTTAATATACaaagggtaaattggtaaaaaaaatcagttatggATCGGAGAGCAAGTTCTCTTCgatctcttaataatagtactaGCCTTCCTGCGCATGCGAAAGGGCTACGCTCACGCGTGCAAAAGATGATTCCATTTGAACCGCGTACGTGAGATCATTCCATTTGAGCATACATTGATGttatatcaaatttttttttttaaatggaatgtgcttggaaaaaaaaaaaaaaaaagtttttgggCTTGAGCTAAAAGATTTGGACTTGATCTGCAAGGCACGGAGATTCTGTTCATTATCAACCACATTCATTGATACACAAATATAGGGTCGACCATCTCATGTCTAAAGTCTTCAGAGGTTGTATTAAAACAATCTTTATTTAGTTGGATACCTATCTAGCAGTTTAATAGCACGATTAATTGAAACCATATCCATGAACATCTTCATCATAGTAAAAACTTGCACCCTCATCGTAATCATAATAATCGAATAGAACCCCGAGAGCGGAAATTAGCAACATGAGAAGCAAGCTTTGCTATTTCTTCATCTCCCTCATCAAAACCTATACAATGGTTGACATCCAAATGCACAAGCTCGTTGCAGCCCTGCAGTAGCGTCACAAGAGCACCCCGATCAATATTTGCCCTCTTCAAGATCAATTGCTTAAGCTTAGGCAGCAAGCTAACAATTGCCATTGCTTTATCTTTATCAATGTCTGCATTATTAGCCACACTCAAACGACGCAAGTTCTTGCAGTGAATGGAGATCTGTCCAAGGAAGTTCTCCAAATTATAGCTGGTTGCCAATTCCAACTACTCCAAATTTGTCCACTTTCCAATTAGTTCTTGAATTAGGCTCGACTTATATTCCACTGAACGTACGGCTGGGCAATACCAGTTCCTTTAGGGCAGGACACCTGCAAACAACAGTAGTTTTCCACGACTTatttacataaaaagaaaatgaaacaaaatttttATGCCTCTGAAAACAGAactaaagtttttttttatttggcagGCTTAAAGGGAACATCAAATTTCGAGTGTACCGAAACTCCTGCATGCAGTGTTGCAAATTAAAGCTGAAACAAAGTCTCTGTATGTACAATACACAAGGAAAGACTTACTTAGCTGCAGCATATTTCAAGACATCTCCTGAAGCACATGGAGGTAGCCTGAGAGAAATAGCCTTTCCTTTGCTACGACTGATTATGAACATAACAAATACAGACACCGAGAAACGCTCCTTATCAAGTCGATACTCATTTATAAATCTTTGAAGAAGGGTACACATACACCAATAATCGTAAAAGCCAGTTGAATGCAAATGGAATTCCTAGACCAGATGAAAACATAAGGAAGAAGGAAACAATTCACAATCTTTTCTCACCCTCTTATAAAATTGTTTTTGAAGCTGGAGCTCGACTGGCTTATTGGAAATGATAGCTAGAGACTAGAGTGAGTAGAGTCCTATTAATCAAATAACTAATGAAAAAGCTCTTACCTCGTAACAAGTATTTTGTGCTTGGTGATCTTCCCCGAACGGTTTTTGTGCTTCAATGTTGGAAAATCatccttatcaaaaaaaaaatgttggaaAATCATCAAATATATATAAAGTTTTACCAGCATATATTCATTTGTTGGTATCTCAAGCCAATAGGGTAAAAGACCTGTCACAAGTCACAAGTCACAAGTCACAAGTGAGTCGACAAACCCATTACTAAAGAAAATGCTTTCACCTATGAACAAAAAAGCGAAAAGAGACTAAAGGCAAAAGAATAGCCTCATATGAGTCATATCCAATCCAATGGATATGCATGAGAAAAAAGTAAAATCTTAGGAAATGACTTATACCCAGTGTAAAATAGAAGAGTAAAAGTGAAGGCAATAATGgaggtacattttctttttgcctttttCTTTTGATCGATAAAGTAGATACGTATCTTAAGCATCAAGCACAAGGATTTTTTTTGTGCACTACGTGGATATCAGAGGTTTGATCTGCCGGATATGCGAGTTAATTAGATAAGACAAAGCAACATAATTGATGATTTCAAAAGTAGTTTACCAGTATTGCTACAAAAACTGCTCCAAAATCAAATATTAAAGAAATAGGTAAGTTGTCAAGTTGGTCTGAGACTCCTactatttcatttatttttgatTATGCAACATAGTTTTCTCATAATTTATTATGTACTAACCTTCCTGCACGCGTCATGGGCTGCGCTGGCGTGCGcccaaattttttcttttcttatttacTATGTTTTGTTATTAGTAGGCGTCTATTTATTTATCAATGCTGACCTAGTACAATTGGGTACAATGtctttttgtgttgtttttttaTAATCCACACCACATTATTGTACAAATTGACATCGTATAATAACTTTTGCTTTGTGACTTTCTGAatccattttatttttattttttcctttgttaCTAACAATAATCATTTAGGAGAATTGGTCAAAAAAAGAATTATGACAGACCGTTGAAACATACTTCTCTCTACCTTATCATCTTTCTTTTCCAATTTGTTTAACCTTCTTTGATCAATCCTAACCACAATTCTTAAAATCAAATTCTCCAAATTGTGCATAAAAATTTATTAATCGTTTAACAACTCGAAATGGATTCAACTCTCAACTcctaaacaaataaagaattaatggcccaaaaaaaaaaagagattctAGATTCTCAGATTTCATGCAGTACCAAAATCATGTCCTTCATGTCACTTCAATTATGCATCAGCCTCCTTACGATGGAATTGTAACAACATGCATGCTAGAGCTTGCTATTTTTGCCTCATCTTGTGCCTTCATTTTCACCCTCCTAATATCAAGTACGTCCACAAAACTAATTCATTTGTTATGATTGAAATTCTTGTAAAGAGAacttgtaaaaataataataataataaataagaagaagaataagaataagaagagagagattgacCAATAAAGAGAACTTGTAAAACAGAACAGAAACTGAATTTGCACTTTTGAAAATTGATTGGTAATTCTTATCTCAATATGTGGAGGAACAAAGTAGAGAACCCAAGGCATTCACTAAATGCTTTTCCAAGGCAATTCGTCAACTAAAATAATTGACTAAGGAAGAAAACTATATAGGTTTATGAAACAAGCTAGCAACTAATAAGCATATgtagaaaagtaaaaaacacTGACAAATTATATAAGAATCTAATGCTAAGAAAATAAGTGaatgcaaaaaataaaaagcaaagGCAACTGTAGAAGAAGTGAATGATCCCTTCACTACATGTGAATACATGTTTCTGGAAGTCACCAAGAAAGTACCTCAAAGCTTCCACCAAGATTATGATATCAACGGTCCTAaaccaaaaagagaaaagaaagaaaaaagaacacagTAGATTACAGAAACGACTAAAAGTAAAATGAGTTGATAATGAACTATCAACCCGGCCATTAGAAACTGAAGTATCAACTCAACCAAATTATGCAAGAACTTCAAAAAAGAAAGATGTATAAAGAAGTAGACATAGACAGAgacaaagaaacaaagaaaacaaacatgtgcacaaaaaaaaaatgaagaaaaaaggaGAGCAAAAGTTACCTggaacaaaagaaattaaaatgaagCAGTATACTACAATAACATTCTGTAATGAAAGACACCACCCTTCTAATCATCAAATTATGCAACGACCTTAGAAACTCTCACATACAATCATAGACATGGAATGAACAATCACTAACAATAATTCATTCATCTAAGTAACAATGAAAACCAACACAAAAAGTAAGAATCCATGGAATATAGAACACATGCATTTGAGACTGAAACTATTTAACATACCTGGTCTTCACGTTTTCCTTTCAAGTTCAATCAAATACTTTACAGGGACCAAAACAAATGAAGTAAATGTCACTGAAGGTCATATCTTAATTACACAGAATATTGAAAACTTCAAATAGTTGAGAAACAATTGAAGAGCATAAATTTACCAATTACAAAACCTGGATTGAAAACGGAATGGTGATAATCTTAATATCAATTGAAATTATAGCATGAATCACTAAAAGCAAACTAACGAAAACCCTCCATCAATAAATAATGTGCTTATGCTCACTCACTCAAAAGCCAGGACATATTCAAGTGAATGGCCTATCGCCACCATTGTTCATCAATTATTGGAAAACGAATTTGACAGAAGAACTGAGCATGCTAAATCCAAAACCCAAACTTCACACCACATTCAAATTACCAGGATCATCCCTCAAATGACCAAATCCTAAAAGTAAAGAATACATCACACATGCACGTAAAGAAGAGAAATAGTCAGTGTTAGTCTTCAAATTTTTTATTGTAGTTCTCGCACAATTTGGTTGAGTTGATCGGTTGAAAAactataaaaggaaaaagaaaaagaagaccaAGACCAAATCAGTTGAGAAGCAGTTGAATgtagaagggaaaaaaaaaaaaaacaaaacaaaacataccTGGAGACGTTATAAAAATAATAGTATAAAAACTTCTGCAGTTTGGTGAAACTTCTGACACTAAAAGAGGGCTTGGCTTTATAGTAGTAAAGATAGATaagatatattatgtgaggACATATATAGTAGTTTAAAAACTTAACAATTTTCttaagaattggcttaattatataagatattcTAACAAATTACCGGTCTACATTTTAAGTTCGATTTATGGATGTGCAgttattgtatttttttttgctttttttccTGAGAGGAGTGAATAATATATATTTACTCGGCTTCACAGAGCCAGCCATTTCCATGAAAAAACATACACGAGATCTAATGTTCCAGCAACAATAAACTGAATCGTGTGATATGCAGGTCTTCCAATTTTTGCTGCTTTCCATGATCCAACAACTTCTTATCCATTAAGTGCAAAACATTTTACTGATTTTAGTTTATGCGCTTTATGTATGTGTTGATGTGGTTGGTGTCAAGAGAAAAAAGGAATGCGACATAGGATCTAAATTTTAAAAGGAAAGCAAACTCCATATTGATTCTTCTAAAACAAACACACTCCCATAATTTATGCACAAAGAATTACCCAGAACTAACAAAAATAACATTAAATGTAAGTTATTACTTATTACCAGTAGAAATGAGAGTTTGCAATCCCCTTAAGTAACAAGAAATAACACTCGATCCTAAATTACGTACATTTGCTATCAACAATTCACAAATTGCTTGCAActcaaaaaacaaaatcccctTGGCTGGAGTTGTCATCGTCGTCTTCTTCTCCTGAAGAATCATCATTGTTGGCATCTAATGTCAGTATTAGCTCTAGATCTGCCGATGAGTTTTCCCCACTGTGCTCTGGGCTTGTCCTCCGCCGTTGCAGTGAAAAAAGTTGCAGCATCAATTCCTGAGGCGAGAAGCGGTACATCCAGCCCTTAGCCTTGGGTTTCTGCTGGACAGAAAAGTTTTAAACCATAATCATCATTAGTGTAGATCATAACCATCAAGAAAACTATCATGATTGttagcatcatcatcatcttcacaGTTTCTGCCATTTTCATTCTCAACATTgtcaccatcaccaccaccatcatccTCATCCTGATCATCACTATCATTGTCATCCTCGTCCTGATCATCACTATCATTGTCATCGTCATCCTCgtcctcatcatcttcatcgTTCTCGTCATTGTCATCGTCATCAAACATATAGTCGTCATAAGAATAttcatcatcctcatcctcatcaccAATAGCGTACCATATTAATCGGCCAGGTATCGAGACCTTTACCAAACAAGCAACAGCAGAGAAATTAGTTCCTCTGCTATAGCTTTTGGAATCATTATGATTGTCCTATGCATATCCACTTATCTAATCACTCATTAACATCCCCCAGTACCAACATGGGAATACATATAGGGGTTTCTAGGACTACCTAGATGGGTGAGCATTGCGCCACCAACTCATGCTTTCCCCAAATCAGTTTTCTATGTTATCTTGAAAAGACCCAGAACCACCTGAATCTCCATGCAATGTTGGGGGTGGAGACACAAAATAATGGGTCAATGAGCTGGCAACCTCCAATAATATAAAGGAATCAAAGCACTAAAACAAGCTAACATgtattttttgtcttttgagCAAATACACACAAGGACACATCATACATTCATAACCAACATCCAATGCTTAGCGTAACCGAAAGAGCAGTGGTATTGAACACACCCTCCTCAACTCCCATTtcacccctttttttttttctgttttttttaagAAAGATGTTCTGCTTGCCCCTGAAGAGCAGATATCTAATCTTCAGGGCCACAACACCATCTAAGCTCACAACTAGGATGTGCAAGATAAGCCCCATGGGAAAGTTGGATGAGCAAATTTATAAACCTTACTGAGATTATACACATAAATAAACAGCTCAGGGTAACAAAGCATACCTGTTCAATGTTCTGAGGCAGAGTAGCTCTCTCTAGAGCCTTTGGAGTCCACATCTTAATATCATTTTCAATTCCACTGCTTGCAAGTACCATGGTGTGAGGATGAGACTTGATACAGTTTACTACATCCTTATCTCCTTCCATGACACGAATCAACTCACCTCCCTTTTTCTTCCATATGAATATCCGCCCACAGTCAGACCCACTCACAACATACTCGCATTTCGGCCCAAAGAAGTTCACACCTTTCACTGTCTCAGAGTTCAAGTGACCCTTGTAAACTTGAGGAACAGTTTTTTCATCAGT is a genomic window containing:
- the LOC133738373 gene encoding uncharacterized protein LOC133738373, producing MEALTTSSSSATFMSSSSPFSIFSPRRKALSFRPFHLPLASKGNENGSNPPQSDSKETKNLPVLSNRHLSLSPLSKDAAMGLVMGAATGRGWTTGSGMEGPPAPAGIESQSSTENVSTFPWSLFTKSPRRRMLVAFTCNICGQRTTRAINPHAFTDGTVFVQCCGCNAFHKLVDNLNLFHEMKCYVSPGFDYKGNGWDAVNFKYLEMDDGDDEIFPFQ